The following are encoded together in the Montipora foliosa isolate CH-2021 chromosome 12, ASM3666993v2, whole genome shotgun sequence genome:
- the LOC137979199 gene encoding uncharacterized protein isoform X1 has protein sequence MSRWELGTINKLARRKSICAIAGLILAMIALDRFIQSPSLDEIRAIEFMKQWCRIRRLRVDWEQMLKPCKGHLAWEGKLREREHEFRTDPDGSYISLWDIRPCGEFSRLSIRTVTKTGNEKKIGGDSWRVQLKGPASVAGTVFDHMNGTYEVVFLITEPGDYQVEATLDHSLCDGFTDPPPNWFVIGNAQGKNQEEGVLGPAKRGLERTYILKPLRYGNPIWISIRPVPLGEEPLYKVVQSVGSRFDLSCGIKCNFLWDGFGNWVSGNQGSLRWKPFITADDVDRHSSLNPSLLRPDSVLWIYGDSVSEQFFWGIRPRPLCTNVFKWCGHTYNWIYQLKGNLSAAKIADDHLDFSYMRVASEVLDIISKPLFDKNSAILLNAGLHYLESTNFSNYQKTVDSLIRLFDETRMVRRANGKSLFPGEMIWRTTTALNKQKLDAKHIQARRFLTYQQRVLLFNAYATSAMCQANVPVIDVHPLTDSYPHGTGKPSRPRDAVHYEHFVFESAERVLENYFYKTYKSDKMLF, from the exons ATGTCCCGATGGGAACTGGGAACGATAAATAAGCTGGCAAGAAGAAAGAGCATATGCGCCATTGCTGGATTGATACTGGCAATGATTGCGCTTGATCGTTTCATCCAATCACCTTCTCTGGACGAAATCAGAGCCATTGAATTCATGAAACAGTGGTGCCGAATTAGGAGATTACGCGTAGACTGGGAACAAATGCTAAAACCATGCAAAGGACATCTGGCATGGGAAGGTAAACTGCGCGAAAGGGAGCATGAATTCCGCACAGACCCGGACGGAAGCTACATATCGCTGTGGGATATTCGTCCTTGTGGTGAATTTAGCAGATTGAGCATAAGAACTGTAACTAAAActggaaatgaaaagaaaatcgGCGGTGACTCTTGGCGAGTTCAGCTAAAGGGCCCGGCCTCTGTTGCCGGGACTGTTTTTGATCATATGAATGGGACCTATGAAGTTGTGTTCCTGATCACCGAGCCTGGGGACTATCAAGTGGAAGCGACATTAGATCATTCACTTTGTGATGGTTTCACCGATCCTCCACCAAACTGGTTTGTTATCG GGAATGCCCAGGGTAAAAACCAAGAAGAAGGAGTCCTAGGACCAGCTAAACGTGGCCTTGAGAGGACATATATATTGAAACCTCTGCGGTATGGAAACCCGATCTGGATAAGCATTCGTCCAGTCCCTCTCGGCGAGGAACCGCTGTATAAAG ttGTGCAGTCAGTGGGCTCACGTTTTGACTTGTCCTGTGGAATAAAATGCAATTTTCTTTGGGATGGTTTTGGTAACTGGGTCAGCGGTAACCAGGGGAGCCTGAGGTGGAAGCCCTTTATCACAGCGGAcg ACGTGGATAGACACAGCTCACTCAACCCCAGTCTTCTTCGGCCAGACAGCGTGCTGTGGATCTATGGAGACTCAGTCAGTGAACAGTTTTTCTGGGGGATTAGACCACGGCCGCTTTGCACCAATGTTTTCAAGTGGTGTGGACACACATATAACTGGATTTATCAGCTGAAAG GAAATCTTTCGGCTGCAAAGATCGCTGATGACCATTTAGACTTCAGTTACATGAGAGTTGCAAGTGAAGTCTTGGATATTATATCAAAACCACTCTTTGACAAAAACAGCGCCATTCTCTTGAATGCAGGACTGCATTATTTGGAAAGCACAAACTTTTCGAACTATCAAAAGACTGTTGATTCGCTAATTAGACTATTCGACGAGACAAGAATGGTAAGAAGAGCGAATGGGAAATCTTTATTTCCCGGAGAAATGATTTGGAGGACGACGACAGCTTTGAATAAACAAAAACTGGACGCAAAACATATTCAAGCAAGAAGGTTTTTAACTTATCAG CAGCGTGTTCTTCTCTTCAATGCATATGCAACCTCTGCAATGTGTCAAGCTAACGTTCCTGTGATAGATGTCCATCCACTGACTGACTCGTATCCTCACGGGACGGGAAAACCGTCCCGACCCAGAGATGCCGTGCATTatgaacattttgtttttgagtcTGCGGAGAGAGTACTCGAAAATTACTTCTACAAGACTTATAAAAGCGACAAAATGTTGTTTTGA
- the LOC137979199 gene encoding uncharacterized protein isoform X2 — protein MSRWELGTINKLARRKSICAIAGLILAMIALDRFIQSPSLDEIRAIEFMKQWCRIRRLRVDWEQMLKPCKGHLAWEGKLREREHEFRTDPDGSYISLWDIRPCGEFSRLSIRTVTKTGNEKKIGGDSWRVQLKGPASVAGTVFDHMNGTYEVVFLITEPGDYQVEATLDHSLCDGFTDPPPNWFVIGNAQGKNQEEGVLGPAKRGLERTYILKPLRYGNPIWISIRPVPLGEEPLYKVVQSVGSRFDLSCGIKCNFLWDGFGNWVSGNQGSLRWKPFITADDVDRHSSLNPSLLRPDSVLWIYGDSVSEQFFWGIRPRPLCTNVFKWCGHTYNWIYQLKGNLSAAKIADDHLDFSYMRVASEVLDIISKPLFDKNSAILLNAGLHYLESTNFSNYQKTVDSLIRLFDETRMVRRANGKSLFPGEMIWRTTTALNKQKLDAKHIQARRFLTYQRVLLFNAYATSAMCQANVPVIDVHPLTDSYPHGTGKPSRPRDAVHYEHFVFESAERVLENYFYKTYKSDKMLF, from the exons ATGTCCCGATGGGAACTGGGAACGATAAATAAGCTGGCAAGAAGAAAGAGCATATGCGCCATTGCTGGATTGATACTGGCAATGATTGCGCTTGATCGTTTCATCCAATCACCTTCTCTGGACGAAATCAGAGCCATTGAATTCATGAAACAGTGGTGCCGAATTAGGAGATTACGCGTAGACTGGGAACAAATGCTAAAACCATGCAAAGGACATCTGGCATGGGAAGGTAAACTGCGCGAAAGGGAGCATGAATTCCGCACAGACCCGGACGGAAGCTACATATCGCTGTGGGATATTCGTCCTTGTGGTGAATTTAGCAGATTGAGCATAAGAACTGTAACTAAAActggaaatgaaaagaaaatcgGCGGTGACTCTTGGCGAGTTCAGCTAAAGGGCCCGGCCTCTGTTGCCGGGACTGTTTTTGATCATATGAATGGGACCTATGAAGTTGTGTTCCTGATCACCGAGCCTGGGGACTATCAAGTGGAAGCGACATTAGATCATTCACTTTGTGATGGTTTCACCGATCCTCCACCAAACTGGTTTGTTATCG GGAATGCCCAGGGTAAAAACCAAGAAGAAGGAGTCCTAGGACCAGCTAAACGTGGCCTTGAGAGGACATATATATTGAAACCTCTGCGGTATGGAAACCCGATCTGGATAAGCATTCGTCCAGTCCCTCTCGGCGAGGAACCGCTGTATAAAG ttGTGCAGTCAGTGGGCTCACGTTTTGACTTGTCCTGTGGAATAAAATGCAATTTTCTTTGGGATGGTTTTGGTAACTGGGTCAGCGGTAACCAGGGGAGCCTGAGGTGGAAGCCCTTTATCACAGCGGAcg ACGTGGATAGACACAGCTCACTCAACCCCAGTCTTCTTCGGCCAGACAGCGTGCTGTGGATCTATGGAGACTCAGTCAGTGAACAGTTTTTCTGGGGGATTAGACCACGGCCGCTTTGCACCAATGTTTTCAAGTGGTGTGGACACACATATAACTGGATTTATCAGCTGAAAG GAAATCTTTCGGCTGCAAAGATCGCTGATGACCATTTAGACTTCAGTTACATGAGAGTTGCAAGTGAAGTCTTGGATATTATATCAAAACCACTCTTTGACAAAAACAGCGCCATTCTCTTGAATGCAGGACTGCATTATTTGGAAAGCACAAACTTTTCGAACTATCAAAAGACTGTTGATTCGCTAATTAGACTATTCGACGAGACAAGAATGGTAAGAAGAGCGAATGGGAAATCTTTATTTCCCGGAGAAATGATTTGGAGGACGACGACAGCTTTGAATAAACAAAAACTGGACGCAAAACATATTCAAGCAAGAAGGTTTTTAACTTATCAG CGTGTTCTTCTCTTCAATGCATATGCAACCTCTGCAATGTGTCAAGCTAACGTTCCTGTGATAGATGTCCATCCACTGACTGACTCGTATCCTCACGGGACGGGAAAACCGTCCCGACCCAGAGATGCCGTGCATTatgaacattttgtttttgagtcTGCGGAGAGAGTACTCGAAAATTACTTCTACAAGACTTATAAAAGCGACAAAATGTTGTTTTGA